A part of Primulina eburnea isolate SZY01 chromosome 10, ASM2296580v1, whole genome shotgun sequence genomic DNA contains:
- the LOC140803506 gene encoding mitochondrial import inner membrane translocase subunit TIM23-1-like, whose product MAYQSREDIDSTRRLYNPYKDLRPEYLFQEESLAQRRSWGENLTYYTGIGYLAGSSAGTARGFVSGVNSIEQTDTMKLRTSRILNGSGHTGRQVGNRCGVIGLMYAALESGMMAIRDEDDVINSVVAGLGTGALYKAAAGPRSAAVAAAIGGVIVGIAVAGKQALKRYVPI is encoded by the coding sequence ATGGCCTACCAGTCCCGAGAAGACATCGATTCCACTCGCAGGCTTTACAACCCATACAAAGATTTACGACCGGAATATCTTTTCCAAGAAGAATCGCTCGCGCAGCGCCGCTCCTGGGGTGAGAATCTCACTTACTACACCGGTATCGGCTACCTTGCCGGATCCTCCGCCGGCACTGCTAGGGGTTTTGTCTCCGGGGTGAATTCGATCGAGCAAACCGACACCATGAAGCTGAGAACTAGTCGGATTCTAAACGGATCTGGTCATACTGGTCGACAGGTCGGGAATCGGTGTGGCGTCATTGGGCTGATGTACGCCGCTCTTGAGAGTGGAATGATGGCTATAAGGGACGAGGATGACGTCATCAACAGCGTCGTGGCCGGGTTGGGAACTGGAGCACTTTACAAGGCAGCAGCAGGACCCAGGTCTGCGGCGGTGGCGGCGGCAATTGGCGGCGTTATTGTGGGGATTGCTGTGGCGGGGAAGCAGGCGTTGAAGCGATATGTGCCCATTTGA